The Aedes aegypti strain LVP_AGWG chromosome 3, AaegL5.0 Primary Assembly, whole genome shotgun sequence genome contains a region encoding:
- the LOC5563674 gene encoding perlucin, translated as MKLLLLFTLVGLAASQQKCDSINKFCFPNEVATWTGAVEYCLRNGWKLAVVNSEAKQMKIESLAKNLGEFKRGKVELWIGASDQTKEGNFVWIANGKPVEYANWMPGKPDNKDGKEHCVHLWYEKAKNINWGWNDVVCTSKRRFVCERKKN; from the exons ATGAAATTGCTACTTCTGTTCACTTTGGTAGGTTTGGCTGCGTCCCAGCAGAAGTGTGATTCAATAAACAAATTCTGCTTTCCTAATGAAGTG GCCACTTGGACCGGGGCAGTTGAGTACTGCTTGAGAAATGGCTGGAAGTTGGCTGTGGTCAACAGCGAAGCAAAACAGATGAAGATCGAGAGTTTGGCAAAAAATCTGGGCGAATTCAAGAGAGGAAAGGTGGAACTGTGGATTGGCGCCAGTGACCAAACAAAGGAAGGAAATTTCGTTTGGATTGCCAACGGAAAACCGGTCGAGTATGCCAATTGGATGCCTGGAAAACCGGACAATAAGGACGGAAAGGAGCACTGCGTCCATTTGTGGTACGAAAAGGCTAAGAATATCAACTGGGGTTGGAATGACGTGGTGTGCACTTCCAAGCGTCGCTTTGTGTGCGAGaggaagaaaaattaa